The following are encoded together in the Pleurocapsa sp. FMAR1 genome:
- the serA gene encoding phosphoglycerate dehydrogenase, with translation MAKVLVSDPIDQAGIDIISQVAEVDVKTKLPLEELIKIIPEYDALMLRSGTKVTAEVIEAGTNLKIIGRAGVGVDNIDVKAATRQGIVVVNSPEGNTIAAAEHALAMMLALSRQIPDANQSVKSGKWERKKFVGNEVYKKTLGVVGLGKIGAHVAKVARAMDMKLLAYDPFVSAERAERIGCSLVDLDLLFKEADYITLHIPKTPETANLINAEALAKMKPNARIINCARGGIIDEAALAEALQAGKIGGAALDVYANEPLEESPLTVVGSNLVLTPHLGASTAEAQVNVAIDVAEQIRDVLLGLPARSAVNIPGLNPDVMEKLRPYLRLAETLGTMAGQLAGGRINELNIRLQGELANNDSQPLIVAALKGLLSEALRERVNYVNAAIEATERGIRVIETKDSSTRDYSGGSLHIEAQGANGKHSVTGALLSEGEIRITSLDEFPINVPPNDHMLFTLHRDMPGIIGKIGSLLGSYNVNIASMQVGRKIVRGEAVMVLSLDDPLPEGILQEITKVDGIRDAYTVKLSA, from the coding sequence ATGGCAAAAGTTCTCGTCTCCGATCCTATCGATCAAGCTGGTATCGATATTATCTCTCAAGTCGCCGAAGTAGACGTAAAAACCAAGTTACCTTTAGAAGAACTAATCAAAATAATTCCCGAATATGATGCTTTAATGTTGCGATCGGGTACTAAAGTTACAGCAGAGGTTATTGAGGCTGGTACGAACCTCAAAATTATTGGACGCGCAGGAGTAGGAGTAGACAACATTGATGTCAAAGCTGCTACGCGTCAAGGTATTGTCGTGGTCAACTCTCCAGAGGGTAATACTATTGCTGCTGCCGAACACGCTTTAGCAATGATGCTAGCTTTATCTCGCCAAATTCCTGATGCCAACCAATCCGTCAAAAGCGGTAAGTGGGAGCGTAAGAAATTCGTTGGTAATGAAGTTTACAAGAAAACTCTTGGTGTAGTTGGTTTAGGGAAAATTGGCGCGCACGTTGCTAAGGTGGCACGGGCAATGGACATGAAATTATTGGCTTACGATCCATTTGTTTCGGCAGAAAGAGCCGAGAGGATCGGCTGTAGCTTAGTAGATTTAGATTTACTGTTTAAAGAAGCAGATTATATTACTCTGCACATTCCCAAAACTCCAGAAACTGCCAATTTGATTAATGCTGAAGCACTAGCTAAAATGAAGCCCAATGCGCGTATTATTAACTGCGCTCGTGGTGGCATCATTGATGAAGCTGCCTTAGCAGAAGCACTTCAAGCAGGAAAAATCGGTGGTGCTGCTTTAGATGTTTATGCCAATGAGCCTTTAGAAGAATCACCATTAACGGTCGTTGGTTCAAATCTAGTTCTGACTCCTCATTTAGGAGCTTCTACAGCCGAAGCTCAGGTAAATGTGGCGATCGATGTCGCAGAGCAGATAAGAGATGTCTTATTGGGTCTTCCTGCTCGTTCAGCAGTCAACATTCCTGGTTTAAACCCAGATGTAATGGAAAAACTACGACCATACCTAAGATTAGCAGAAACTTTAGGCACGATGGCTGGTCAGTTAGCTGGAGGACGAATTAATGAGTTGAATATACGTTTACAGGGAGAATTGGCTAACAACGATAGTCAACCACTAATTGTTGCTGCTTTAAAAGGATTGCTATCTGAGGCTTTGAGAGAGAGGGTTAATTATGTCAATGCAGCCATAGAGGCGACTGAAAGAGGCATTAGAGTTATTGAAACCAAAGATAGCTCAACCCGCGACTATTCTGGAGGTTCACTGCATATAGAAGCCCAAGGAGCCAATGGCAAGCATTCAGTTACAGGAGCATTATTGAGCGAAGGAGAAATACGAATTACTAGCTTAGATGAGTTTCCCATTAATGTTCCACCCAACGATCATATGTTGTTTACTCTTCATAGAGATATGCCAGGAATTATCGGCAAAATTGGCTCTTTATTAGGTAGTTATAACGTTAATATTGCCAGTATGCAGGTTGGTCGTAAGATTGTCAGAGGTGAAGCAGTAATGGTTCTGAGCTTGGATGATCCCCTACCTGAAGGCATTTTGCAAGAAATTACCAAGGTAGATGGAATTAGAGATGCTTATACTGTGAAGTTATCTGCATAA
- the map gene encoding type I methionyl aminopeptidase, with product MGSEQITLLSSREIEKMRRAGALAAELLDFLASMVKPGVSTLEINDAAEKWTQKRGAISAPLGYGPTDNPFTASVCTSVNEVICHGIPNAKQILKNGDIINIDVTPILDGYHGDTSRTFFVGTPSDTAKKLVEVTEECLKRGIAAVKPGARIYDIGIAIQQYAESQGFSVVRDFVGHGVSHIFHTAPQIPHYHDPRQKRKFKPGMVFTIEPMINEGTWEAVMLDDGWTAVTKDGKLSAQFEHTIAVTKDGVDILTLPN from the coding sequence ATGGGAAGCGAACAAATTACTTTACTCTCTAGTCGAGAAATTGAAAAGATGCGTCGAGCAGGAGCTTTAGCCGCAGAACTACTAGATTTCTTGGCATCAATGGTTAAACCTGGAGTAAGTACCCTAGAAATCAATGATGCTGCCGAGAAATGGACACAGAAAAGAGGCGCAATTAGCGCACCTTTGGGATATGGTCCTACAGATAATCCTTTTACTGCTTCAGTTTGCACCAGCGTTAATGAAGTGATTTGTCATGGCATTCCTAACGCTAAACAAATCTTAAAAAATGGCGACATTATTAATATTGATGTAACCCCGATTTTAGATGGCTATCATGGCGACACTTCTAGAACTTTTTTTGTTGGTACTCCTTCGGATACAGCTAAAAAACTTGTTGAAGTCACAGAGGAATGTTTAAAAAGAGGAATTGCGGCAGTCAAACCAGGTGCGAGAATTTATGATATCGGCATAGCAATTCAACAGTATGCTGAGTCGCAAGGTTTTTCTGTAGTCAGAGATTTTGTAGGGCATGGGGTTAGCCATATTTTTCATACCGCACCTCAAATTCCCCACTATCATGATCCAAGACAGAAACGGAAATTTAAACCAGGAATGGTATTTACTATTGAACCAATGATTAACGAAGGGACTTGGGAAGCTGTGATGCTCGATGATGGTTGGACAGCAGTTACCAAAGATGGTAAGCTTTCTGCTCAATTTGAACATACTATTGCAGTTACCAAAGATGGGGTAGACATTTTAACTTTACCGAATTAA
- the prmA gene encoding 50S ribosomal protein L11 methyltransferase — MSNRWWEIVIKCEPILEESVFWRLEKFGCSGTATEVKILDNEKNSESELITDQQILIKTYIPEIKTQLLDLAALSSWLEQDAKLLEVSVPEAQWHLINEEDWASSWKQHWQPMEIGDRFLIYPAWETPPEKSDRLILRLDPGAAFGTGTHPTTQLCLESLEMRLYEKAESKIIADIGCGSGILSIGSILLGAKQVYAVDTDELATKTCRSNCQLNHVNRDNLIVHDGSIEQLIKVDKKFDGIICNILADTIVDLVIHFNNITHEKSWAILSGILLTQADRVADVVEQQGWTVAALWKRKDWCCFNIRRSEY; from the coding sequence ATGTCTAATCGCTGGTGGGAGATCGTCATAAAATGCGAGCCAATACTGGAAGAATCAGTCTTTTGGAGACTTGAAAAGTTTGGTTGTTCTGGAACAGCTACCGAAGTCAAAATTTTAGACAACGAAAAGAACTCAGAGTCGGAACTAATTACAGATCAACAGATTTTGATTAAAACGTATATTCCTGAAATAAAAACTCAGTTACTAGATTTGGCAGCCTTATCTTCTTGGCTAGAGCAAGATGCCAAATTATTAGAAGTGTCAGTTCCAGAAGCTCAATGGCATTTAATAAATGAAGAAGACTGGGCAAGTAGCTGGAAGCAACACTGGCAACCTATGGAAATTGGCGATCGCTTTTTGATTTATCCAGCTTGGGAAACTCCTCCAGAGAAATCTGATAGATTGATTTTGCGTCTCGATCCTGGCGCAGCTTTTGGAACAGGAACTCATCCTACTACACAATTGTGTCTTGAATCTCTAGAAATGCGACTGTATGAAAAGGCTGAAAGCAAAATCATAGCGGATATAGGTTGTGGATCGGGAATTTTGTCTATAGGTTCAATTCTGCTTGGTGCAAAGCAAGTTTATGCAGTTGATACTGATGAATTAGCTACCAAAACTTGCCGAAGTAATTGTCAATTAAACCATGTTAATCGAGATAATCTGATTGTCCATGATGGCAGCATTGAACAATTAATTAAAGTAGATAAAAAATTTGATGGCATTATTTGTAATATTTTGGCTGATACCATAGTCGATTTGGTTATTCATTTTAACAACATCACCCATGAAAAAAGCTGGGCAATTTTAAGTGGAATTTTATTAACTCAAGCCGATCGGGTCGCTGATGTTGTAGAACAGCAGGGGTGGACTGTTGCAGCACTGTGGAAAAGAAAAGACTGGTGCTGTTTTAATATTCGTCGCTCAGAATATTAA